GCTGTCGCAGCTGCCCAGCTCGCGGCATTGTTGCTCGACCCGCGAACGCTCCGGCCCGTCGCCCACCAGCAGCAGCCGGCAGGGGATGGAGCGGCGCACCCGGGAGAAGACCTTGACCACGTCCGCCACCCGCTTGACCGGCCGGAAGTTGGAGATGTGCACCATCACCTTCTCGCCTTCATGGGCCCAGCGCCGGGCGCCGGGATGGTCCTTCACCGCCTCGTAGCGCTGGGGGTCGATGAAGTTGGGCACCACTTCGATGGGGCGATCCACCGACAGCTGCTCACGGGTGGACTGTCGCAAGGCCTCGGAGACGGTGGTGACGGCATCGCTCTGCTCGATGCCGAAGCGAGTGGTTTCCAGGTAGTTGGGGTCGTTGCCCACCAGGGTGATGTCGGTGCCGTGGAGGGTCGTGACCACCGGCAGCGGCTGGGGCGCGAGGATCTGCTTCGCCAGCACCGCCGACACGGCATTGGGCACGGCGTAGTGCACGTGCATCAGATCGAGGCGGTGGTGGCGGGCGATCTCCACCATCTTGGTGGCCAGCGCCAAGGAGTACGGCGGGTACTCGAAGAGCGGGTAATGAGGCACCAAGACCTCGTGGTAGAAGAGGTGGGCGTCGAAGAGAGAGAGCCGGGTAGGCGGTGCGTAGCTGATGACGTGGACGTCGTCACCGCCGGCGGCCAGGGCCATGGCCAGCTCGGTGGCCACCACGCCGGAGCCACCGTAGCTGGGGTAGCAGCTGATTCCGATCTTCATGGCGTTCCTCCCTTCACAGCACTCCCCCCGGCACAACCGTCAGCGGGTCGCGCACCGCCAGCGGCAGGGTGCTCCAGAAGGGCTCGCCGAAGGCCGCTCCGATCAGCTGGCCAAAATGGCGGGCGCGCCCCTCGACGGAAAGGGCGAACTCCGGCGTCGAGACCTTGGTCACGGGCTCTTGGGAGGCCGGATCCCGATCCACACTGTCGCTCGGGGAGGCTTCCTCTCCGGAGACTTGTCCGGAGACTTGTCCGGAGACTTGCCCGGAGACCTGTAAGTGCAGCTGGCTACGGTAGCAGGCAAGCGAGGCGAGCTTGGTCTCCCAGGCACTGGTGACGTCGACGATGAACCGCGGCTCGAAGGGGTTGTGCTGCATGTAGCTGAAGACCGCCGCCGGCCGGTGGGCCGAACCGTCGCCGCGGCGGCGCAGGCCGGCGTAGAAAGCCGCCGCCGCCACCAGCCGATGGGCCCGCCCGTGGTCCGGATGGCGATCCGACGGCGAGGGGCCGAGGACCAGCCGCGGCCGGCGGCGGCGCAGCAGCTGAATCACCGCATCCTCCTCCTGCGGTCCGGTGCGCAGGCCACCGTCGCCGCAGTCGAGAAAATCGAGGCTCACCGCCCCCAGAGCCTGGGCGGCGCCTTCGGCCTCCCGGCGGCGCTCCTCGGCGGTACCCCGGGTTCCCATCTCGCCGTGGGTCAAGTGCGCCAGGCCGACCCGGCGCCCCTGGGCGGCGAGTAATGCCAGGGTGCCGCCACAGCCGAGCTCGGCGTCGTCGGGGTGGGCGCCGATGGCGAGGACATCCAATGCTTCGTCGCTCATAGCTCGATCACCTGCAGGCGCCGGCCGTCGAGCTCCAGTTGCTGCCAGTAGGCCTCGACCAGGGCGTCGCGGTATTTGCCCGGGAAGTGAGCTGTGGAGAGCACCCGTTCCTGGGGCGTGCCGTGGGGGAGCACCGTCTGGCGCAGGGTCTCCACCCGCCGGCGCTGGACTTCGTTGGCCCGAGCCGCCGCCGCCGCCACCTTGCCGGCGAGTTGCTCGAGGGCCCCGAGGGCCTGATCCTTGGTGCGCTGGAGGGGTTTGGCCAGGTTGGCTTCGACCTCCGTGACCGGATCCTTCAATCCGTCCAGGAGCTCCCCGATCTGCTCCGCCACCGGGGTGACGAAATCCACTCCGGCGTTCTCCGCTAGGCGCCGGTCGAGCTCCCGCTGGTCTCCCAGGAGCTCCTCGAGACCGATGTCCAGCTCTTCCATCCACTGCAGCTGACGGCTTTCCAGCACCAGCGTTTGGGGACGCAGGGTGGTGGCGGGACCGTCGAGGCCGAGGAAGCGATGCACCGCCGAAGCCTGGGCCATGTAGGAGACCTCCCCCGGGCCGAGCACCGAGAGGGCGGTGCCCAGCACCGCGTCCTGGAGCGCCGGCCGCGCCAGCACCCCGGGGCTGATGGCGCTGGGATTGTCCTCCAGAGCCTGGAGCAGGTCGCTCACCGGCCGGCCCTCACCCTCCTCGCCGCGCAGACGATAGCGCTCATCATCCAGCCATTCGATGCGCCGCCGCTCCACCCCGTGGAGGGCGAAAAGGGGGCTGACTCCCGGCTGGGGCTGAACCTGGAGGTCGAAGCCCGCCGCCGTCACCGCCTCGTCCGCCGCCGCCAGCGCCTGGTCCAGAGCCTGCCGCACCTCCACCAGCCGCCGCATCAGCGGCCCCTGGGCCCGCTTGAGGGCGGGGAGCAGAGCGTCCAGCATGAGCGGCGAGCGCTCCCCCAACAGGTGAATCAAGAGCCGCGGAAAGGCCTCGCCGAAACGAGCCACGGGCTTGTACCAGCGGCCCAGGGTCTCCACCCAGCCAGCGAAGCGGTCGCCGGGAATGGCGTCGGCGAGCTGCTCCAGGGCCGTGGTGACCTCGGGACCGAAGTTGCGCATGCCCACCGGCAGCAGGGGGTAGCGGTCGTCCCCCAGCTCGAGGTCGAGAAGCCCGTCGTGGGTGAGGAAGGTGCTCCGAGCCACCTCTCGATAGTCGTGATCCTCGGTGGCGACCCAGAAGATCGCCACCGCCGGCCGCCCCTGGCTGGACAACCAATCCGCCCAGCGGGCTGCGGCCAGCGCCTTGGACAGAGCATAAAGGGGGCCACCGAAGAGTCCCGGCTGCTGGCCCGTGACCACCACCAGGGTTTCCGGGTCCTCGAGCTTGCGCGCCATCTCGGCAGCCCGGGGGTGGCCGTAGGCCTGGTTGCACTCCGCCAGCTCGGCGGCCAGAGCTCGGCGGTCCGGCACCTGGGCCGGGGGACGGATGCCGTTTGCGTCGGCGGGGGTGACCACCAGCCTCAGGGGATCGAGGAGGTCGTGGTGGGAACCGGTAACCAGGGCCTGGGGGATGGCAGCCAACCGGTCGCCGGTGAGTAGATCGAGGGACCTCCGGGATCGCTGCCCCACGGCCTCCTCAGGCTGGTTTTTTTCCGACGATGATGAGTCGTTCACTGTCATGCTGGAAGCTCTCTCCCTGGAAGCCGCCGAATAGCCGGTCGACCTCCAGGCCGGCCCAGCGCAGGCCGATGGTCACCTCTTCGGCGCTATAGGCCCGAACGCTCTCCAAGAAGGTTTTGGGGGTCTCGTCGGGGCCGAGAATTCGAATGCGTTTGTTGATGCGGCGAGCGTCGGGATCGTACCAGCGCTCAATATTCACCAACCTCCCCTCCTTCTCCACACATTCCCGCGGCTGCAAATGCTCCCGCACGTAGTCGCTGTTGAGAAAGTCGATGAGATAGCGGCCACCGGGGCGCAGCACCCGCACCACCTCCTCCAAGACGCGGAAGTTTTCTCGCTCCTGCTCGAAGTATCCGAAGGAGGTGAAGAAGTTGAGTAGCCAGTCGAAGGTGCCGGCGGCGAAGGGTAGGTTGCGCATATCCGCTCCCACCCGCGGCAGCTCCGGTCGCTGCGCCAGCAGAGTCAGGGAGAGGTCGACGCCGAGGGCCGGATAGCCGCGCTGGAGCAATTCCTCGGTATGCCGACCGGCTCCGCAGGCCAAATCCAGCACCGCCCCCGGCCGGTGTAGCTCGCCGCCGGCGGCGACGAACTGACCCTCGACAAAGTCCACATGGGCCGCCGCCTCCCGTCGATCCCGATGGGAGTAGAGCTGCAGATAGTCCGCGCCGAACCATTCTTTATACCAGGCCACGGCGGCGATCATATCGTCCTCCGTGCCCGCCGGCAGGGCTGTAGATGGTTAGAATAGACCCGCCATGTTGAATCTGGGCCCTCTCTCCGTCGATCCACCGCTTTTCCTGGCTCCCATGGCCGGGGTGACGGACCGCGACTTCCGGCTCATCGTCCGGCGCATCGGCGGCGTGGGCGTGGTGGCAATGGAGTTCCTTCCTTCCAAGGCGCTGGTGCAGGGAGACCCGCGGGCCTGGCGGTTGACCCACTTCGCCGACGAGGAGCGACCGCTGGCGATCCAGATCTATGGCTCCGACGCCGCCACCATGGCGGAAGCAGCGCGGGTGGTCGAGGAGCTGGAGCCGGACCTGTGCGACATCAACATGGGCTGCCCTGCC
The sequence above is drawn from the Acidobacteriota bacterium genome and encodes:
- the bshA gene encoding N-acetyl-alpha-D-glucosaminyl L-malate synthase BshA; the protein is MKIGISCYPSYGGSGVVATELAMALAAGGDDVHVISYAPPTRLSLFDAHLFYHEVLVPHYPLFEYPPYSLALATKMVEIARHHRLDLMHVHYAVPNAVSAVLAKQILAPQPLPVVTTLHGTDITLVGNDPNYLETTRFGIEQSDAVTTVSEALRQSTREQLSVDRPIEVVPNFIDPQRYEAVKDHPGARRWAHEGEKVMVHISNFRPVKRVADVVKVFSRVRRSIPCRLLLVGDGPERSRVEQQCRELGSCDSIVFTGNLPAVEEVLVGADLFLLPSETESFGLAALEALACKVPVVATAVGGLPEVVSHGETGFLFPVGDVDAMAAAALELLTDEERHRSFAETARRQALARFEQAAVVAQYRDLYQRVVAGR
- the bshB1 gene encoding bacillithiol biosynthesis deacetylase BshB1 translates to MSDEALDVLAIGAHPDDAELGCGGTLALLAAQGRRVGLAHLTHGEMGTRGTAEERRREAEGAAQALGAVSLDFLDCGDGGLRTGPQEEDAVIQLLRRRRPRLVLGPSPSDRHPDHGRAHRLVAAAAFYAGLRRRGDGSAHRPAAVFSYMQHNPFEPRFIVDVTSAWETKLASLACYRSQLHLQVSGQVSGQVSGQVSGEEASPSDSVDRDPASQEPVTKVSTPEFALSVEGRARHFGQLIGAAFGEPFWSTLPLAVRDPLTVVPGGVL
- a CDS encoding class I SAM-dependent methyltransferase, whose protein sequence is MIAAVAWYKEWFGADYLQLYSHRDRREAAAHVDFVEGQFVAAGGELHRPGAVLDLACGAGRHTEELLQRGYPALGVDLSLTLLAQRPELPRVGADMRNLPFAAGTFDWLLNFFTSFGYFEQERENFRVLEEVVRVLRPGGRYLIDFLNSDYVREHLQPRECVEKEGRLVNIERWYDPDARRINKRIRILGPDETPKTFLESVRAYSAEEVTIGLRWAGLEVDRLFGGFQGESFQHDSERLIIVGKKPA
- the bshC gene encoding bacillithiol biosynthesis cysteine-adding enzyme BshC, which gives rise to MGQRSRRSLDLLTGDRLAAIPQALVTGSHHDLLDPLRLVVTPADANGIRPPAQVPDRRALAAELAECNQAYGHPRAAEMARKLEDPETLVVVTGQQPGLFGGPLYALSKALAAARWADWLSSQGRPAVAIFWVATEDHDYREVARSTFLTHDGLLDLELGDDRYPLLPVGMRNFGPEVTTALEQLADAIPGDRFAGWVETLGRWYKPVARFGEAFPRLLIHLLGERSPLMLDALLPALKRAQGPLMRRLVEVRQALDQALAAADEAVTAAGFDLQVQPQPGVSPLFALHGVERRRIEWLDDERYRLRGEEGEGRPVSDLLQALEDNPSAISPGVLARPALQDAVLGTALSVLGPGEVSYMAQASAVHRFLGLDGPATTLRPQTLVLESRQLQWMEELDIGLEELLGDQRELDRRLAENAGVDFVTPVAEQIGELLDGLKDPVTEVEANLAKPLQRTKDQALGALEQLAGKVAAAAARANEVQRRRVETLRQTVLPHGTPQERVLSTAHFPGKYRDALVEAYWQQLELDGRRLQVIEL